In the genome of Bradyrhizobium arachidis, one region contains:
- a CDS encoding DegT/DnrJ/EryC1/StrS family aminotransferase, with the protein MSTAQEGAKNQAMNQHLRSEPIPFVDVASQRQRLGASLDAAVKRVMDHCQFVNGPEVAELEKQLAAYAGAKHVIGCASGTDAILMVMMAKNVGPGDAVLCPSFTFIATASPVARTGATPVYVDVDETTFNMSPESLKRGIATARKARLKPVAVIPVDLFGQPADHDAIAEIARDEGLFVLDDAAQGFGASYKGRKLGTFGLATATSFFPAKPLGCFGDGGAIFTDDDDLAATLRSIRVHGQGIDKYDNVRLGLTGRIDTMQAAVLLEKLKIFDDEIAARNRVAERYARGLSNVVTVPRLAPGNTSVWAQYTIRLPEGTDREGFAAALKAQGVPTAIYYGKSMHQQTAYKQYPVAEGGLPGCESLSQDVISLPMHAYLTEADQERIIAAVQGALAG; encoded by the coding sequence ATGTCGACCGCGCAAGAAGGCGCCAAGAACCAGGCCATGAACCAGCACCTACGTTCCGAACCCATTCCCTTCGTCGACGTCGCCTCGCAGCGCCAGCGGCTCGGCGCCTCGCTCGATGCGGCCGTCAAGCGTGTGATGGACCATTGCCAGTTCGTCAATGGCCCCGAAGTCGCCGAGCTCGAGAAGCAGCTCGCGGCCTACGCGGGCGCCAAGCATGTGATCGGCTGCGCCAGCGGCACCGACGCGATCCTGATGGTGATGATGGCGAAGAACGTCGGGCCCGGCGATGCCGTGCTGTGTCCCTCCTTCACCTTCATCGCGACCGCATCGCCGGTGGCGCGGACCGGCGCGACGCCGGTTTATGTCGACGTCGACGAGACGACCTTCAACATGAGCCCGGAGTCGCTCAAGCGCGGCATCGCGACCGCGCGGAAGGCCCGCCTCAAGCCGGTCGCGGTCATACCGGTCGATCTGTTCGGCCAGCCCGCCGATCACGACGCAATCGCCGAGATCGCGAGGGACGAAGGCCTGTTCGTGCTCGACGACGCCGCGCAAGGCTTTGGCGCGAGCTACAAGGGCCGCAAGCTCGGCACCTTCGGCCTCGCCACCGCAACGAGCTTCTTCCCGGCAAAGCCGCTCGGCTGCTTCGGCGATGGCGGCGCGATCTTCACCGATGACGATGACCTCGCAGCCACGCTGCGCAGCATCCGCGTGCACGGGCAGGGCATCGACAAATACGACAACGTCCGTCTCGGGCTCACTGGCCGGATCGACACTATGCAGGCCGCGGTGCTGCTCGAGAAGCTGAAGATCTTCGACGACGAGATCGCCGCCCGCAACAGGGTTGCGGAGCGCTATGCGCGCGGTCTGTCCAACGTGGTCACCGTGCCCCGTCTGGCGCCGGGCAATACCTCGGTCTGGGCGCAGTACACGATCCGCCTGCCCGAAGGCACGGACCGCGAGGGCTTTGCCGCCGCGCTGAAGGCCCAGGGCGTGCCGACCGCGATCTATTACGGCAAGTCGATGCACCAGCAGACCGCCTACAAGCAGTATCCGGTCGCCGAGGGCGGCCTGCCGGGTTGCGAGAGCCTGTCGCAGGACGTCATCAGCCTGCCGATGCACGCCTATTTGACCGAAGCCGACCAGGAGCGAATCATCGCCGCCGTGCAAGGCGCGCTCGCGGGTTGA
- a CDS encoding Gfo/Idh/MocA family protein, whose amino-acid sequence MSSKVSQPAKAGLRVGVIGAGVMGSNHARVLSGLPGVSLVGVVDPSPTHLTRTIELAGCQGFETLDQLFAAGVDAVTIAAPTHLHHEIALACIAKNIHLLVEKPIASTVEEGHEIVAAAQKAGVTLMIGHVERFNPAVAAVKQAIAGEDILSIAITRVGPFPPRMSNVGVVIDLAVHDIDLIRWFTESDIVEVQPQLSSAVAEREDIALLQFRTANGVLAHINTNWLTPFKARSVTVATRGKYVMGDLLTRQVTECFGFKPDGSYSMRHLPVGHDEPLRAELIAFLKAVRHGETPAVTGDEGVASLEIATRCLETPSRPAASSAARKGPRRVAG is encoded by the coding sequence ATGAGTTCCAAAGTGTCTCAACCGGCAAAGGCCGGCTTGCGCGTCGGCGTGATTGGCGCCGGCGTGATGGGAAGCAACCACGCGCGCGTGCTGAGCGGTCTTCCCGGCGTCAGCCTCGTCGGCGTGGTCGATCCGTCGCCGACGCACCTGACCCGCACCATCGAGCTTGCGGGCTGCCAGGGTTTTGAGACCCTCGACCAGCTGTTCGCGGCTGGCGTCGATGCCGTCACCATCGCTGCTCCAACGCATCTGCATCACGAGATCGCGCTCGCCTGCATCGCCAAGAACATCCACCTGCTGGTCGAGAAGCCGATCGCCTCCACGGTGGAAGAGGGCCACGAGATCGTCGCCGCCGCGCAAAAGGCCGGCGTGACGCTGATGATCGGCCATGTCGAGCGCTTCAATCCGGCGGTTGCCGCCGTCAAGCAGGCGATCGCCGGCGAGGACATCCTCTCCATCGCGATCACCCGCGTCGGCCCGTTCCCGCCGCGCATGTCCAATGTCGGCGTCGTCATCGATCTCGCCGTGCACGACATCGACCTGATCCGCTGGTTCACCGAATCCGACATCGTCGAGGTGCAGCCGCAACTCTCGAGCGCGGTCGCCGAGCGCGAGGACATCGCGCTCCTGCAGTTTCGCACCGCCAACGGCGTGCTCGCGCACATCAACACCAACTGGTTGACACCGTTCAAGGCGCGCAGCGTCACGGTCGCGACCCGCGGCAAATACGTGATGGGCGATCTGCTCACGCGTCAGGTCACCGAATGCTTCGGCTTCAAGCCCGACGGCAGCTATTCGATGCGGCATCTGCCGGTCGGCCATGACGAGCCGCTCCGCGCCGAGCTGATCGCGTTCCTCAAGGCCGTCCGCCACGGCGAGACGCCGGCGGTCACCGGTGACGAGGGCGTCGCCAGCCTCGAGATCGCAACGCGCTGCCTCGAAACGCCATCGCGGCCGGCGGCCTCGTCGGCTGCCCGCAAGGGCCCGCGCCGCGTCGCTGGCTAA
- a CDS encoding mannose-1-phosphate guanylyltransferase/mannose-6-phosphate isomerase, with product MDKRIIPLIMCGGAGTRLWPASREVRPKQFLPLFGTRSTFQDTLLRVSDAALFDRPIVITNASYRFMVLEQLAEIGIEADVILEPMRRDSGPAIAAGAVFAQARAKEAIVLALAADHVVQDNAAFVAACREGLAAASTGRIVTFGVKPERPATEYGYISPGEVISGTVHTVARFVEKPDAVKAADYVNSGYLWNSGNFMFPASVLLDEYRKVDAASVEAVSSAVTKAGRDLGFVTLEPKAFGAAKAISIDYAVMEKTSRAAVVPVSCGWSDVGSWRAVWELSDKDAQGNAAHGTAVFEDSRNCNVTSDHALVALEGVDDLVVVATADAVLVSRQQDANGLKRLVTKLKTVAPKVTEEHLKVHRPWGSYQSVDNGVRHQVKRIVVKPGGRLSLQKHHHRAEHWIVVRGAAQVTVDEMVKTVHENESIYIPMGAVHRLENPGKIMLELIEVQTGSYLGEDDIIRIEDDYQRS from the coding sequence ATGGACAAACGCATTATCCCCCTGATCATGTGCGGCGGTGCCGGCACGCGGCTGTGGCCCGCCTCGCGCGAGGTGCGGCCAAAGCAGTTCCTGCCGCTGTTCGGCACGCGCTCGACCTTCCAGGACACGCTGCTGCGCGTGTCCGATGCTGCGCTGTTCGATCGTCCGATCGTCATCACCAACGCCTCCTACCGCTTCATGGTGCTGGAACAGCTCGCCGAGATCGGCATCGAGGCCGACGTCATCCTCGAGCCGATGCGGCGCGACTCCGGTCCTGCGATCGCGGCCGGCGCGGTGTTTGCGCAAGCGCGCGCGAAGGAGGCGATCGTGCTCGCGCTCGCCGCCGATCACGTCGTGCAGGACAATGCCGCCTTCGTCGCAGCCTGCCGCGAGGGCTTGGCTGCCGCGAGCACCGGCCGCATCGTCACCTTCGGCGTCAAGCCGGAGCGGCCGGCGACCGAATACGGCTATATCAGCCCGGGCGAGGTGATCTCCGGCACGGTGCACACGGTCGCGCGCTTCGTCGAGAAGCCGGATGCTGTGAAGGCCGCCGACTACGTCAATTCGGGCTATCTCTGGAACAGCGGCAACTTCATGTTCCCGGCGAGCGTGCTGCTCGACGAATATCGCAAGGTCGACGCCGCAAGCGTCGAGGCGGTGTCCAGTGCGGTCACCAAGGCCGGGCGCGATCTCGGCTTCGTGACACTGGAGCCGAAGGCGTTCGGCGCGGCCAAGGCGATCTCGATCGACTATGCGGTGATGGAGAAGACATCGCGCGCCGCCGTAGTGCCGGTGTCCTGCGGCTGGTCCGACGTCGGTTCCTGGCGCGCGGTGTGGGAATTGTCCGACAAGGACGCGCAAGGCAACGCGGCGCATGGCACCGCGGTGTTCGAGGATTCCCGCAACTGCAACGTCACCAGCGATCACGCGCTGGTCGCGCTCGAAGGCGTCGACGATCTCGTCGTGGTCGCGACGGCGGACGCGGTGCTGGTTTCGCGCCAGCAGGATGCCAACGGGCTCAAGCGCCTCGTCACCAAGCTGAAGACGGTTGCGCCGAAGGTTACCGAGGAGCACCTCAAGGTGCATCGTCCCTGGGGCAGCTATCAGTCCGTCGACAACGGCGTGCGCCATCAGGTCAAGCGCATTGTCGTGAAGCCGGGCGGGCGGCTGTCGCTCCAGAAGCATCACCACCGTGCCGAGCACTGGATCGTGGTCCGGGGCGCCGCCCAGGTCACCGTCGACGAGATGGTGAAGACCGTGCACGAGAACGAGTCGATCTACATTCCGATGGGCGCCGTCCACCGGCTCGAGAACCCCGGTAAAATCATGCTGGAACTGATCGAGGTCCAGACCGGCTCCTATCTCGGGGAAGACGACATCATCCGGATTGAAGACGACTATCAAAGGTCGTAA
- a CDS encoding NAD-dependent epimerase, protein MTDQAILVTGAAGFIGFHVARQLLGEGRPVIGLDNLNSYYDPGLKQARLALLRNEAGFSFVEADLADRDTIATLFARHGFAQVVHLAAQAGVRYSIEQPQAYVDSNLAGFLNVLEGCRRNGCRHLVYASSSSVYGANTKLPFSVQDRTDHPVSFYAATKKANEVMAQSYSHLYRLPVTGLRFFTIYGPWGRPDMAMFLFVNAIMEGRPIRLFNHGKMRRDFTYIDDVTRVVSRLIDLVPADDPAAANAPFKVYNVGNHHPEELMHVVGLLERDLGRTAIKELLPMQPGDVMETFADVEDLMRDTGFAPSTPIEQGVRNFVAWYRDYHKV, encoded by the coding sequence ATGACGGATCAGGCGATTTTGGTCACGGGAGCCGCTGGCTTCATCGGCTTTCACGTCGCCCGGCAGCTGCTGGGCGAAGGCCGGCCCGTCATCGGGCTCGATAATCTCAACAGCTATTACGATCCGGGACTGAAACAGGCGCGCCTCGCGCTGTTGCGGAACGAGGCCGGCTTCTCCTTCGTCGAGGCCGATCTTGCCGACCGCGACACCATCGCGACGCTGTTTGCGCGGCACGGATTTGCGCAGGTCGTGCATCTCGCGGCCCAGGCCGGCGTGCGCTACTCGATCGAGCAGCCGCAAGCTTACGTCGATTCCAATCTGGCAGGCTTTCTCAACGTGCTCGAGGGCTGCCGCCGTAACGGCTGTCGTCATCTCGTCTACGCCTCGTCATCCTCCGTTTATGGCGCCAACACTAAACTGCCATTCTCCGTGCAGGACCGGACCGATCATCCCGTGAGCTTCTATGCTGCGACCAAGAAGGCGAACGAGGTGATGGCGCAGTCCTACAGCCACCTGTACCGGCTGCCGGTCACGGGCCTGCGCTTCTTCACCATTTACGGCCCGTGGGGCCGGCCCGACATGGCCATGTTTCTGTTTGTGAACGCCATCATGGAGGGCCGGCCGATCCGGCTCTTTAACCATGGCAAAATGCGCCGCGACTTCACCTATATCGATGACGTCACCCGCGTAGTATCGAGGTTGATCGATTTGGTGCCTGCGGATGACCCGGCCGCCGCAAATGCGCCGTTCAAGGTCTACAATGTCGGGAATCACCACCCGGAGGAGCTGATGCATGTCGTCGGACTTCTGGAGCGCGACCTGGGCCGGACGGCGATTAAAGAATTGCTGCCGATGCAGCCGGGAGATGTTATGGAAACGTTCGCGGATGTCGAGGACCTGATGCGCGACACCGGCTTTGCGCCGTCAACGCCGATCGAGCAGGGGGTCCGCAATTTTGTCGCCTGGTATCGGGACTACCACAAGGTTTGA
- a CDS encoding lysylphosphatidylglycerol synthase transmembrane domain-containing protein, with protein MRRILLSAAKILISAALLYLALRKVDLSELLSRFNASSLFWIAAAIAVTFLQIFVGVLRWREISAECGAPLELGRAMRYNVIGAFFNQTLPSAIGGDAVRLWLVARAGAGWRAATYSIFVDRAIGLIALAILIVASLPWSYSLITDPRGRSALLLLDLVALAGGLGFLVFGALKWRWLKTWWATHHIHACAVIANRVIFNAKRGPIVAILSLFIHVLAVVIAWCVVQSIAAPVSFGQTFLLIPPVMLITLMPISIAGWGVREATMGLAFGFAGLAANEGVNVSLLFGAVSFIVGAIGGLVWIFSAEKAAQGSAPLGVPE; from the coding sequence ATGCGCCGAATCCTGCTTTCTGCGGCCAAGATCCTGATTTCCGCAGCGCTGCTCTATCTGGCGCTGCGCAAGGTCGACCTGTCCGAACTGTTGTCGCGCTTCAACGCGAGCAGCCTGTTCTGGATCGCCGCGGCGATCGCGGTCACGTTCCTGCAGATCTTCGTCGGCGTGCTGCGCTGGCGCGAGATCAGCGCCGAATGCGGCGCGCCGCTCGAGCTCGGCCGGGCCATGCGCTACAACGTGATCGGCGCGTTCTTCAACCAGACCCTGCCGTCCGCGATCGGCGGCGATGCGGTCCGGCTGTGGCTGGTCGCGCGCGCCGGCGCCGGCTGGCGCGCGGCCACCTACTCGATCTTCGTCGACCGCGCGATCGGCCTCATCGCGCTCGCGATCCTCATCGTCGCGAGCCTGCCCTGGAGCTACAGTCTCATCACCGATCCGCGCGGGCGCTCGGCGCTGCTGCTCCTTGACCTTGTGGCGCTCGCGGGCGGGCTCGGCTTCCTGGTCTTCGGCGCGCTGAAATGGCGCTGGCTGAAGACCTGGTGGGCCACCCATCACATCCACGCCTGCGCCGTGATCGCCAACCGCGTGATCTTCAACGCCAAGCGCGGACCGATCGTCGCGATCCTGTCGCTGTTCATTCACGTGCTCGCCGTCGTCATCGCCTGGTGCGTGGTGCAATCGATCGCCGCACCCGTCAGCTTCGGCCAGACCTTCCTGCTCATCCCGCCGGTGATGCTGATCACCCTGATGCCGATCTCGATCGCCGGCTGGGGCGTGCGCGAGGCGACCATGGGGCTTGCCTTCGGCTTCGCCGGGCTTGCCGCCAACGAAGGCGTCAACGTCTCGCTGCTGTTCGGAGCGGTCTCGTTCATCGTCGGCGCGATCGGCGGTCTCGTCTGGATCTTCAGCGCCGAGAAGGCCGCGCAGGGATCGGCGCCGCTCGGGGTGCCCGAGTGA
- a CDS encoding glycosyl transferase, whose translation MTPAAEAVAAVPALLALAISALISAGITWTSRPLLQRYALARPNARSSHRIPTPQGAGIAVIAATLLVALGWAAWANLAIPPALVVATVVIAIVGFADDIVSLPVLVRLALQAACVGAVVFTAPETARIVPALPLALERGLILLAGVWFVNLVNFMDGLDLMTVAEVVPVTAALLLLGWLGELSWPAALIATTLCGAMLGFAPFNKPVAKVFLGDVGSLPIGLLLGWCLLELAWHGQAAAALLLPAYYLADSTITLFRRVARREPFWSAHRSHFYQRATDNGFTVPRVTGEVFALNLLLAGLAILTVRAGSMAVTAIALIAGAVAIAFVLRRFSRPQAS comes from the coding sequence GTGACCCCGGCCGCCGAAGCCGTTGCCGCCGTGCCCGCGCTGCTTGCTCTTGCGATCTCCGCGCTGATATCGGCCGGCATCACCTGGACCAGCCGTCCGCTGCTCCAGCGCTACGCATTGGCGCGGCCGAACGCACGCTCCTCGCATCGCATTCCGACGCCGCAGGGCGCGGGCATCGCGGTCATCGCCGCGACGCTGCTGGTCGCATTGGGCTGGGCCGCCTGGGCCAACCTTGCGATCCCGCCGGCGCTCGTCGTTGCGACGGTCGTGATCGCAATTGTCGGGTTCGCCGACGACATCGTGTCGCTGCCGGTGCTGGTGCGGCTGGCGCTCCAAGCCGCCTGCGTCGGCGCAGTCGTGTTCACCGCGCCCGAGACCGCGCGCATCGTTCCGGCGCTGCCGCTCGCGCTGGAACGAGGTCTCATCCTGCTCGCCGGCGTCTGGTTCGTGAACCTCGTCAACTTCATGGACGGGCTCGACCTGATGACCGTGGCGGAGGTGGTGCCGGTCACCGCGGCGCTGCTGCTGCTCGGATGGCTCGGTGAACTGAGCTGGCCGGCCGCGTTGATCGCCACGACGCTGTGCGGCGCCATGCTCGGCTTTGCACCGTTCAACAAGCCTGTCGCAAAGGTTTTCCTTGGCGATGTCGGCAGCCTTCCAATTGGCCTCCTGCTCGGCTGGTGCCTGCTGGAGCTTGCCTGGCACGGACAGGCCGCCGCGGCGCTGCTGCTGCCGGCCTATTATCTTGCGGATTCCACCATCACGCTGTTTCGCCGCGTCGCGCGCCGCGAGCCGTTCTGGTCGGCACACCGCTCGCATTTCTACCAGCGCGCGACCGACAACGGCTTTACCGTCCCGCGGGTGACCGGCGAGGTCTTTGCGCTCAACCTCCTCCTTGCGGGGCTCGCCATCCTCACCGTTCGCGCCGGCTCGATGGCTGTCACGGCGATCGCCCTGATCGCCGGCGCGGTCGCGATCGCGTTCGTCCTGCGGCGGTTCTCGCGCCCTCAGGCGTCCTGA
- a CDS encoding glycosyltransferase family 4 protein, producing the protein MQSQGKIVVASQHYPPDPSTTAAIMAEIACRIAGDREVVVLSGSPGALPASQIGPGKPRVVAVKNRITGKAALVRRGASELLFAARIFLALIRELKRGDVVLTVTAPFMLPYAVAAAARLKGARSALVMHDLFPDVLVMAGILKPCSIVTRTMRAANSLMFRALNAVITIGRDAERPLLSYSGMRRNKIRFIPNWATLTPAPRPITSDNPFRQAIPARFIVGLSGNLGFTHDPEIVFEAARLLKDEPDIHFLLSGWGIGFERLKQLQAEANLANVSFVGRVEDAELEAFLASANLWIIPYRKDVAGVSVPSRFYNLLAVGRPVVLVSEPEAEAALTVVENGLGWVVSPGRADRLAEAIRAAFRSDDGEMTARAVRAAARFDRVTALNAYAALIDELLDNPELAEKR; encoded by the coding sequence ATGCAGTCCCAAGGCAAGATCGTCGTCGCGAGCCAGCATTATCCGCCCGATCCGAGCACGACCGCGGCGATCATGGCCGAAATCGCCTGCCGCATCGCCGGGGATCGCGAGGTCGTCGTGCTATCGGGCTCGCCCGGCGCATTGCCGGCCTCGCAGATCGGCCCGGGCAAGCCGCGCGTCGTCGCCGTCAAGAACCGGATCACGGGCAAGGCAGCGCTGGTGCGGCGCGGTGCCTCCGAGCTGCTGTTCGCAGCGCGCATCTTCCTCGCGCTGATCCGGGAATTGAAGCGAGGCGACGTCGTGCTCACCGTCACAGCACCGTTCATGCTGCCTTATGCCGTCGCCGCGGCAGCGAGGCTCAAGGGCGCACGCTCGGCGCTGGTCATGCACGACCTCTTTCCCGACGTTCTGGTGATGGCGGGCATCCTCAAGCCCTGCTCGATCGTCACGCGGACGATGCGCGCCGCCAACAGCCTGATGTTCCGCGCACTCAACGCGGTCATCACCATCGGTCGCGACGCGGAGCGGCCGCTGCTCAGCTATTCCGGCATGAGGCGGAACAAGATCCGCTTCATCCCGAACTGGGCGACGCTCACACCGGCGCCGCGTCCGATCACCTCGGACAATCCGTTCCGCCAGGCGATTCCCGCGCGCTTCATCGTCGGCCTCTCGGGCAATCTCGGCTTCACTCACGATCCCGAGATCGTGTTCGAGGCGGCGCGGCTCCTGAAGGACGAGCCGGACATTCATTTCCTGCTGTCGGGCTGGGGCATTGGTTTCGAGCGGCTGAAGCAGTTGCAGGCTGAGGCGAACCTCGCCAATGTCTCCTTCGTTGGGCGGGTCGAGGATGCCGAGCTCGAGGCGTTTCTGGCATCCGCCAATCTCTGGATCATTCCGTATCGGAAGGACGTCGCGGGAGTGTCGGTGCCGAGCCGGTTCTACAATTTGCTGGCGGTCGGCCGTCCGGTGGTGCTGGTCTCCGAGCCGGAGGCCGAGGCCGCTTTGACGGTGGTGGAAAACGGGCTCGGCTGGGTGGTGTCGCCGGGCCGCGCCGACCGGCTCGCCGAGGCGATCCGGGCGGCCTTCCGTTCCGATGACGGCGAGATGACGGCGCGTGCGGTGAGGGCAGCCGCGAGGTTCGACCGCGTCACCGCGTTGAACGCCTATGCCGCGCTGATTGACGAATTGCTGGATAACCCGGAACTGGCGGAGAAACGATGA
- a CDS encoding SDR family NAD(P)-dependent oxidoreductase, protein MTRLSHLTLRNFLIALHDLLATTAALFAAFYLRFEGGDFFYDRLPLLFRILPYFLAFSVVVFFLSNLTTTKWRFISLPDALNIIRVSTVLTVALLALDYIFVAPNVRGAFFLGKVTIVLYWFLEIAFLSAPRMAYRYFRYTRVRRHARDEDAAPTLLIGRTADAEVLLRGIESGAIKRIWPVGVLSPSRSDLGQLIRNVPVLGGIDDIEDVFADFAKRNKAIARVVMTQSAFEPEAHPESILMRARKLGVIVNRMPSLESGDTPRLTAVAVEDLLLRPSEKIDYARLEALIRGKAVIVTGGGGSIGSEICERVVAFGAARLLIVENSEPALYAVTETLAARGAVAAIEGRIADIRDRERIIRLMAEFKPDIVFHAAALKHVPILERDWSEGVKTNIFGSINVADAAVAAGAEAMVMISTDKAIEPVSMLGLTKRFAEMYCQALDHDLAVASGGAKPPMRLISVRFGNVLASNGSVVPKFKAQIESGGPVTVTHPDMVRYFMTIREACDLVITAATHALGTQRSDVSVYVLNMGQPVKIVDLAERMIRLSGLQPGHDIEIVFTGMRPGERLHEILFASEEPTREIGVAGIMAAQPNEPPMQTLRKWIVALEQAIARDDRATIRTILKDAVPEFGSTAA, encoded by the coding sequence ATGACGCGTCTTTCGCATCTCACCTTGCGCAATTTCCTGATCGCGCTCCATGACCTGCTGGCGACGACAGCGGCGCTGTTCGCCGCCTTCTATCTGCGCTTCGAGGGCGGCGACTTTTTCTACGACCGCCTGCCGCTGCTGTTCCGGATCCTGCCCTACTTCCTCGCCTTCAGCGTGGTCGTGTTCTTCCTGTCCAACCTGACCACGACGAAATGGCGCTTCATCTCGCTGCCTGACGCGCTGAACATCATCCGCGTCTCCACCGTGCTGACGGTCGCCCTGCTTGCGCTCGACTACATCTTCGTCGCGCCCAACGTCCGCGGCGCCTTCTTCCTCGGCAAGGTGACGATCGTCCTCTACTGGTTCCTCGAGATCGCCTTCCTCAGCGCGCCACGCATGGCCTACCGCTACTTCCGCTATACGCGAGTGCGGCGTCACGCGCGGGACGAGGATGCCGCGCCGACCCTGCTGATCGGCCGTACCGCCGATGCCGAGGTGCTGCTCCGCGGGATCGAGAGCGGGGCGATCAAGCGCATCTGGCCGGTCGGCGTCCTGTCGCCGTCGCGGTCCGACCTCGGTCAGCTCATCCGCAACGTCCCGGTGCTGGGCGGCATCGACGACATCGAGGACGTCTTCGCCGATTTCGCCAAGCGCAACAAGGCGATTGCGCGCGTGGTCATGACGCAGTCGGCGTTCGAGCCCGAGGCGCATCCGGAATCGATCCTGATGCGGGCGCGCAAGCTGGGTGTGATCGTCAACCGCATGCCTTCGCTGGAGAGCGGCGATACGCCGCGCCTCACCGCCGTCGCGGTCGAGGACCTCCTGCTGCGGCCGAGCGAGAAGATCGACTATGCGCGCCTGGAAGCGCTGATCAGGGGCAAGGCTGTCATCGTCACCGGCGGCGGCGGCTCGATCGGTTCGGAGATCTGCGAGCGCGTCGTCGCCTTCGGGGCCGCGCGGCTGCTGATCGTGGAGAATTCCGAGCCGGCGCTCTACGCGGTCACGGAGACGCTGGCCGCGCGCGGCGCTGTGGCCGCGATCGAAGGGCGGATCGCCGATATCCGCGACCGCGAGCGCATCATACGCCTGATGGCCGAGTTCAAGCCTGACATCGTGTTCCACGCTGCAGCGCTCAAGCACGTGCCGATCCTCGAACGCGACTGGAGCGAGGGCGTCAAGACCAACATCTTCGGCTCGATCAACGTGGCGGACGCAGCCGTTGCCGCCGGCGCCGAGGCCATGGTCATGATCTCGACCGACAAGGCGATCGAGCCGGTGTCGATGCTGGGCCTGACCAAGCGCTTCGCCGAGATGTACTGTCAGGCGCTCGATCACGATCTTGCGGTGGCAAGCGGCGGCGCCAAGCCGCCGATGCGGCTGATCTCGGTCCGGTTCGGCAATGTGCTGGCCTCGAACGGCTCGGTGGTGCCGAAGTTCAAGGCCCAGATCGAGTCCGGCGGCCCGGTGACGGTGACGCATCCCGACATGGTGCGCTACTTCATGACCATCCGCGAGGCCTGCGATCTCGTCATCACGGCGGCAACGCATGCGCTCGGAACGCAGCGTTCGGACGTCTCGGTCTACGTGCTCAACATGGGCCAGCCGGTGAAGATCGTCGATCTCGCCGAGCGCATGATCCGCCTGTCCGGCCTCCAGCCGGGCCACGACATCGAGATCGTGTTCACCGGGATGCGGCCGGGCGAACGGCTGCATGAGATCCTGTTCGCCTCCGAGGAGCCGACCCGCGAGATCGGCGTTGCCGGCATCATGGCCGCGCAGCCGAACGAGCCGCCGATGCAGACGCTGCGCAAATGGATCGTGGCGCTGGAACAGGCGATCGCGCGCGACGATCGGGCCACCATCAGGACCATCCTGAAGGATGCGGTTCCGGAGTTCGGGTCGACCGCGGCTTGA